GTCGTTTCTAAGCAGTTCGCCTTCCCCAACTAACTTAGCAACAAACACCTTAACGTATACCTTTTCAAATCTAACTCCTTTTGAAAGCCGATTGGTTAAAAATGTTAAGTTTCAGGTAGCCACTCCTCCAACAGTAGACTCAGGAGATATTGCTGCCTTTAGCGCTTCCGTTACACCAACGGTTGCTGATGCTACGCCAACGAACAACACCAATAGTACCTCTCAAACGGTGGTAAACTCTCAAGACCCAAATGACATTGCCGTTCATGAAGGAAGTACTATAACTTTGGCGCAAGCCCAACAGGATTATCTGCATTACACCATTCGTTTTCAAAACATCGGGGACTCTGATGCCATCAACATAAGAGTCTTAAATGATTTAGATGCCAAATTAGATTGGAGTACATTTCAGTTGGTATCAACAAGTCATAATTGCCGAGTGAAAAATAAAAACGGGCATAATGAATTTCTGTTCGAAGGCATAAACTTGCCGGGGAATTTAAACGAACCGGAAAGTCATGGTTATATCAGCTATAAAGTAAAACCAATTTCGTCTATTGCCCTTGGGAATGTAATTAGCAATACCGCCAATATCTATTTTGATTACAATGCTCCGATTCAAACCAATACCGTTTCGACAACTGTTGTTGCTTTAGGAAATGATGATTTTGCATTTACGAACTTCAACTATTACCCTAACCCGGTTAAAAACACGTTGATGCTTTCCAACGCAACTACTATTGATGAAATAGAAATCAGCTCAGTATTGGGACAAAAAATCCTGTCCAAAAAAGTAAATGAATTACAAACTGAACTCAACATTTCTGAACTTTCTAATGGTATCTACTTCGTAAAAATTACCAGCGGCGGACAAGAAAAAACAGTAAAGATCATTAAGAAATAAATTTCTTTTCTCCATTAAAAGCCTGCCATTATTTTACGGTAATTGGTAGGCTTATTAAAATAACGAAATGATTAAAGAGTCCTGCCTAGTCACCATCAGCAGGATTTTTTTGCTCTTATGTAAAGCGAAGTAAGCAATAAACGTGCTCACCAACATTAAAAAACCACCCAAAATAAATGGTGCTCCCGGTAATTGAAAAGGGGCTTCCTTGTGGGTGAAAAAGTAAAAAGTATTAGTCATCATGGGAGGGCCAACAATAGCCGAAGCACTCATCAAACTGGCTAAGGTTCCTTGAATCTCTCCTTGCTCATTAGGCGGTACTTTTCCTGAAATGACGCTCTGCAATGCCGGTCCGGCTATACCGCCCAAACAGTACGGTATTAAAAATGTAAACATCATCCAGCTTTCGGTAGCTACAGCAAAAAGCAACATCCCTATCGTATAAAGTGCCAAACCAATGTAGATACTTTTCTCATTCCCTAATTTAGGATTAGTCCACCGAATTAATCCTCCTTGTACAATCCCTACTAAGAGTCCGACAACCCCAAGGGAAATCCCAACCATTTTTTCATCCCAGTGAAAACGGTACATAGTATAAAAACTCCAATTACTGTGCACGGCATGGGAACCAACATACAACAGAAAAACGGCTAAAACCAAACCTATCAAAGACGGATATTTTTTTAAATTAAGTAAGGCTCCAACAGGATTGGCACGTTTCCATTCAAAGGCTCTGCTGTTCATTTTCGATAAGGATTCCGGTAAAATAAAGTAACCGTATAAGAAATTCAACATACACAAAATGGCCGCGGCATAAAACGGAACTCGTGAGCCATATTGTCCCAACAAACCTCCAATAACAGGTCCAATGATAAAGCCTAAACCAAAAGCAGCACCAATCATTCCGAAGTTTTTGGCTCTATTTTCGGGCGTGCTGACATCCGCAATATAAGCCGATGCCGTAGTAATGCTGGCACCGGTCACTCCGGCAATAATTCTTCCCACAAACAACCAAGCAATTGTTGGCGAAAAGGCCAATAACAAATAATCCATAGCAAAAGCAAAAAGCGAAATCAGTATAATGGGACGCCGTCCGTATTTATCGCTTAGATTACCAATTAGAGGTGCACAAACAAACTGTGTTATGGCATAAGCAAAGGTCAACCAACCTCCATATTTGGCGGCTTCACTAATGTCGCCATGAATGAGTTCTTTGATTAATTTGGGAATCACCGGAATGATAATTCCCCAACCCGTAATATCAATCAGCATGGTGATAAAAATAAATCCTATCGCCGCTTGTTTTTTAGTTTGCTTCATATCCTAAAAATGAATCACAAAGAAAAGAAAAATCCCGCTCGAAAAACAAACGGGATTTAAATATATAGGCGCCTCATCCGAGGCAGGTATAAACCCTATAGCTCTAAAGCTTTCTTAGGGTTGTTATTCATCAAAATTTCTACCGGATTTTCCAGTGCTTCTTTTACAGCAACTAAGAATCCAACCGACTCACGTCCGTCGATAATTCGGTGGTCATAGGATAACGCTACGTACATTACCGGAGCAATCACGATTTGTCCGTTTCTTACGATAGCTCTTTCCACTACATTGTGCATTCCTAAAATACCGGATTGTGGTGGGTTGATAATTGGCGTAGACAACATACTTCCGAAAACACCACCATTAGAAATAGTAAAAGTTCCGCCTGTCATTTCATCTACAGTGATTTGACCGTCACGAGCACGTAAAGCCAATCTTTTAATTTCAGCTTCCACTCCTCTGAAAGATAAAGTTTCTGCATTTCTCATTACCGGAACCATTAAGCCTTTTGGCCCTGAAACCGCTACGGAAATATCGCAGAAGTCATAAGAGATTTTCTCTTGACCATCGATCATTGAGTTTACGTCAGGGTATAATTGTAAAGCACGGGTTACGGCTTTGGTAAAGAACGACATAAAGCCCAATCCTAAACCGTGTTTGGCTTTGAATTCTTCTTTGTATTGGTCACGTAACGCGTAGATATTGGTCATGTCTACTTCGTTAAATGTAGTCAACATGGCCGTTTCGTTTTTGGCAGACACTAGTCTTTCCGCAACTTTACGACGCAACATAGAAAGTTTCGTTCTTTCTGAACCACGAGTACCTCCGGTAGGTGTTCCCATAGATGGTACAGCATTTACCGCATCTTCTTTGGTGATTCTGCTGTCTTTACCAGTACCCACAACATCAGAGGGTTGGATGTTTTTTTCGTCTAGTATTTTCTTAGCGGCCGGTGAAGGCGTTTTGGCAGCATATGTTGCTACCGGAGCCGGAGCTGCTTTAACTTCTTCTTTTTTAGGCGCTTCTGGTTTTGGTGCTTCCACTGCTGCAGGTTTTACTTCTGCGGCCGGAGCACTTCCACTTGGTTTTGCTGCACTAGTATCGATTAAACAAACTACAGCACCAACGGCTACTGCATCGCCTTCTTCGGCTTTTAGGGTGATGATTCCGCTGGCTTCTGCCGGTAACTCTAAGGTAGCTTTATCAGAATCAACCTCAGCAATGGCTTGGTCTTTTTCTACATAATCACCGTCTTGTACTAACCAAGTTGCGATTTCTACTTCTTTAATCGATTCTCCCGGTGAAGGGACTTTCATTTCTAAAATCATGGTTTATAATTTTATGTGTTGTTCTTGTTTTATATTTTTC
Above is a genomic segment from Flavobacterium phycosphaerae containing:
- a CDS encoding TCR/Tet family MFS transporter — translated: MKQTKKQAAIGFIFITMLIDITGWGIIIPVIPKLIKELIHGDISEAAKYGGWLTFAYAITQFVCAPLIGNLSDKYGRRPIILISLFAFAMDYLLLAFSPTIAWLFVGRIIAGVTGASITTASAYIADVSTPENRAKNFGMIGAAFGLGFIIGPVIGGLLGQYGSRVPFYAAAILCMLNFLYGYFILPESLSKMNSRAFEWKRANPVGALLNLKKYPSLIGLVLAVFLLYVGSHAVHSNWSFYTMYRFHWDEKMVGISLGVVGLLVGIVQGGLIRWTNPKLGNEKSIYIGLALYTIGMLLFAVATESWMMFTFLIPYCLGGIAGPALQSVISGKVPPNEQGEIQGTLASLMSASAIVGPPMMTNTFYFFTHKEAPFQLPGAPFILGGFLMLVSTFIAYFALHKSKKILLMVTRQDSLIISLF
- the odhB gene encoding 2-oxoglutarate dehydrogenase complex dihydrolipoyllysine-residue succinyltransferase, whose amino-acid sequence is MILEMKVPSPGESIKEVEIATWLVQDGDYVEKDQAIAEVDSDKATLELPAEASGIITLKAEEGDAVAVGAVVCLIDTSAAKPSGSAPAAEVKPAAVEAPKPEAPKKEEVKAAPAPVATYAAKTPSPAAKKILDEKNIQPSDVVGTGKDSRITKEDAVNAVPSMGTPTGGTRGSERTKLSMLRRKVAERLVSAKNETAMLTTFNEVDMTNIYALRDQYKEEFKAKHGLGLGFMSFFTKAVTRALQLYPDVNSMIDGQEKISYDFCDISVAVSGPKGLMVPVMRNAETLSFRGVEAEIKRLALRARDGQITVDEMTGGTFTISNGGVFGSMLSTPIINPPQSGILGMHNVVERAIVRNGQIVIAPVMYVALSYDHRIIDGRESVGFLVAVKEALENPVEILMNNNPKKALEL